The following coding sequences are from one Leptolyngbya sp. NIES-3755 window:
- a CDS encoding beta-ig-h3/fasciclin (similar to AA sequence:cyanobase_aa:Ava_2167) produces MADIVDTAVKAGSFNTLAAALKAAGLVETLKGAGPFTVFAPTDEAFAKLPEGTVDGLLKDIPQLKKILTYHVVSGKVMAADVTKLKSAKTVQGSDVKIDASNGVKINESQVTSPDVAADNGVIHIIDTVLMPA; encoded by the coding sequence ATGGCTGATATCGTTGATACTGCTGTCAAAGCTGGTTCTTTCAATACTCTAGCTGCTGCTCTCAAAGCTGCGGGTCTGGTCGAAACTCTCAAAGGTGCAGGTCCATTCACAGTGTTTGCACCCACAGATGAGGCGTTTGCCAAATTGCCAGAAGGCACTGTAGATGGATTGCTAAAAGACATTCCGCAACTCAAGAAAATTCTCACCTATCATGTCGTGTCTGGTAAAGTCATGGCGGCTGATGTGACTAAGCTGAAGTCAGCGAAAACAGTTCAAGGTTCAGATGTAAAAATCGATGCCTCGAACGGAGTTAAGATCAATGAATCTCAGGTAACATCCCCCGATGTGGCGGCAGACAATGGTGTCATTCACATTATCGATACGGTACTTATGCCTGCGTAA
- a CDS encoding hypothetical protein (hypothetical protein ACCM5_14853;~similar to AA sequence:cyanobase_aa:LBDG_22890): MATLAQGVLVTIIGEAVLQERLIRLLSKLGVSGYTIIPAQGGGSHGKRMGDIAGYNTNIELKTIVTSEISDQLLEDLKQYQSTHALIAFRQTVEGLFD; encoded by the coding sequence ATGGCTACTTTAGCTCAAGGTGTTCTGGTCACAATCATCGGTGAGGCTGTTTTGCAGGAGAGACTCATCCGCCTGCTCTCAAAATTAGGAGTGTCTGGCTATACGATCATTCCAGCACAAGGTGGGGGAAGTCATGGGAAAAGAATGGGAGACATCGCAGGGTACAACACCAACATTGAACTCAAAACGATCGTCACCTCAGAAATTTCTGACCAATTACTAGAAGATCTGAAGCAATATCAATCAACTCATGCTCTGATTGCATTTCGTCAAACAGTAGAAGGATTATTTGATTGA
- a CDS encoding similar to two-component response regulator (similar to AA sequence:cyanobase_aa:all4928): MLNSNKLLNPEILKNVQILIVENDRDNRDLYAFVLESCGARVTTTSSVKDGLASLNRLMPGVLICEMRFLGEGVYPLIRRAKYLALKHGSIIPILITSTCSIAEFTQQSKFNTEAYLLKPVNLNSFVDKVWNLTQRSRVPEVGWLN; encoded by the coding sequence ATGTTGAACTCGAACAAACTTCTAAACCCTGAAATTCTCAAAAATGTCCAGATTCTGATTGTAGAGAACGATCGAGACAACAGAGATTTGTATGCTTTTGTGCTTGAAAGCTGTGGGGCGCGAGTAACGACAACGAGTTCGGTCAAGGATGGATTAGCTTCACTCAACAGATTGATGCCTGGAGTTTTGATCTGTGAAATGAGATTTCTGGGCGAAGGGGTGTATCCACTCATTCGTCGAGCTAAATATCTTGCGCTTAAACATGGCAGCATCATCCCGATCTTGATTACTTCAACTTGTTCGATCGCAGAATTTACCCAACAGTCCAAATTCAATACTGAAGCCTATTTACTCAAGCCCGTGAATCTAAATAGTTTTGTGGATAAGGTTTGGAACCTCACACAACGGTCAAGAGTTCCCGAAGTCGGCTGGCTCAATTAA
- a CDS encoding allophycocyanin alpha chain 2 (similar to AA sequence:cyanobase_aa:LBDG_22900), which yields MSVIQKLIVNADAECRYLTPGEMEQIKGFMMSSDRRLRLVKTLTESRDRIVKQAASQLFQRRPNLVSPGGNAYGEEMTATCLRDMDYYLRLVTYSVAAGEATPLEGIGLIGVRQMYNSLGTPLEGVAESVRAMKAMTTSLMSSEEAREVGAYFDYLIAGLL from the coding sequence ATGAGTGTGATTCAGAAATTAATCGTGAATGCAGATGCAGAGTGCCGCTATCTTACGCCGGGAGAAATGGAGCAGATCAAAGGCTTTATGATGAGCAGCGATCGACGATTACGATTGGTCAAAACTTTAACTGAAAGCCGCGATCGCATTGTTAAACAAGCCGCGAGTCAATTGTTTCAGCGTCGTCCCAATTTAGTCTCTCCTGGCGGTAACGCTTATGGTGAGGAAATGACCGCAACCTGCCTGCGAGATATGGATTACTACCTGCGCTTAGTCACTTATAGCGTTGCGGCTGGAGAAGCGACCCCGCTTGAGGGCATTGGATTGATTGGAGTACGCCAGATGTACAATTCCCTCGGTACACCGCTTGAGGGCGTTGCTGAGAGCGTTCGTGCTATGAAAGCAATGACGACTTCACTCATGTCATCAGAAGAAGCAAGGGAAGTCGGTGCTTATTTTGACTACTTGATTGCTGGACTACTGTGA
- a CDS encoding hypothetical protein (conserved hypothetical protein;~similar to AA sequence:cyanobase_aa:LBDG_22910), whose translation MVKRSLQASPTGIQQAKRAFAIKGWTQENLAGEVNLKTRQPIWRFFTGQPVDRQIFLEVCSILDLNWREIALDPPVDFPAPGERTKAAPVDADSLVQQVRSQHRDTIQNQCGILQLLDINRPVSIDDIYVDVNILEEVASQQWFEIAELQNLEPTEFDRVGFGAVEQKQIPGMQAVETYSKLRVLGKPGVGKTTFLQHLAIQCNREEFAADRVPLFMVMREFAEESRNSGNFSLFNYICACFVSSGISDSAVIETLLQSGRVLLLMDGIDELLNQDSAAVLREIRQFSDKYHRNQFVVSCRTAAQKLQLRGFTDVEIAPFTQAQITTFAQKWFAVFSRTMPRLAQSATPKEPQQNQSVEFMQKLDLPENWQFRQLVVTPLFLHLACWVFHGQEKFPTKRTEFYRQGLDLLLGKWDEARGVERDDVYREFLLPQKLRLLSQLAAVTFEQGQYFFEQRVIEQYIGDYLRNLPDASLEPEELQLESEAILKAIEAQHGLLVERARGIFSFSYLAFQEYFTARKIVANHNLRALEQALGGLVSHITDPHWREVFLLTAAMLRSADSLVQLMKQQIDALVAQDPYLQEFLMWVSQKSQTIPIEPKAVTTRVFYLFSPEQQQVLQRYYDANQLLIDCLNSNCEVTAAIRQEIEATLLLPQKELEDREWQGE comes from the coding sequence ATGGTCAAACGTTCACTTCAGGCATCGCCAACGGGTATTCAGCAAGCTAAACGTGCATTTGCAATCAAAGGCTGGACGCAGGAAAACTTGGCGGGAGAAGTGAACTTAAAGACCCGTCAACCCATCTGGCGCTTTTTCACCGGGCAACCTGTCGATCGACAGATCTTCCTGGAAGTTTGTTCGATTTTGGATTTGAATTGGCGCGAGATTGCGCTTGATCCACCTGTAGATTTTCCAGCACCGGGCGAACGAACAAAAGCAGCCCCCGTGGATGCGGATAGTCTAGTACAGCAAGTGCGATCGCAGCATCGAGACACGATTCAAAATCAGTGCGGCATCCTGCAATTACTGGATATCAACCGTCCCGTCAGCATTGATGACATCTATGTGGATGTCAATATTCTAGAAGAAGTTGCCAGCCAACAATGGTTCGAGATCGCTGAACTCCAGAACTTAGAACCGACTGAGTTCGATCGCGTGGGATTCGGAGCCGTTGAGCAAAAGCAAATCCCAGGAATGCAGGCAGTCGAAACCTATTCAAAGCTGAGAGTGTTGGGGAAGCCGGGAGTTGGGAAAACTACTTTTTTGCAACATCTAGCCATTCAATGCAATCGGGAAGAATTTGCTGCTGATCGAGTGCCGCTCTTTATGGTGATGAGAGAGTTTGCAGAAGAATCGAGAAACAGCGGCAATTTTAGCCTTTTTAATTATATTTGCGCTTGCTTTGTTTCTTCTGGCATTTCAGACTCCGCAGTGATTGAAACATTGCTACAATCGGGTCGAGTTTTACTGTTAATGGATGGTATCGATGAACTGCTAAATCAGGACAGTGCAGCAGTTTTACGAGAAATTCGCCAATTCTCAGACAAGTATCATCGCAATCAATTTGTCGTCTCCTGTCGGACAGCGGCTCAAAAGCTACAACTTCGAGGCTTCACCGATGTTGAGATTGCACCGTTTACCCAGGCGCAAATTACAACGTTCGCACAAAAGTGGTTCGCCGTATTCAGCAGAACAATGCCGCGATTAGCGCAGAGCGCAACTCCAAAGGAACCGCAGCAAAATCAGTCCGTTGAGTTTATGCAGAAACTAGACTTACCGGAGAACTGGCAGTTTCGCCAACTGGTTGTGACCCCTTTGTTTCTGCACCTTGCCTGCTGGGTGTTTCATGGTCAAGAAAAATTTCCAACCAAGCGAACTGAGTTCTACAGACAAGGACTCGATCTCCTGCTGGGGAAGTGGGATGAAGCGAGAGGCGTTGAACGTGATGATGTTTATCGCGAGTTTTTATTGCCCCAAAAGCTCAGATTACTGAGTCAATTAGCTGCTGTCACGTTTGAACAAGGACAATATTTTTTTGAACAACGGGTCATTGAACAATACATCGGAGACTATCTACGAAACTTACCGGATGCGTCGTTAGAACCTGAAGAACTGCAACTTGAAAGCGAAGCGATACTAAAAGCGATCGAGGCACAGCACGGACTCTTAGTCGAACGAGCACGAGGCATTTTTTCATTCTCCTACTTAGCGTTTCAAGAATATTTCACCGCTCGAAAAATCGTCGCTAATCATAATCTACGGGCATTAGAGCAAGCATTAGGAGGATTGGTGAGCCACATTACTGATCCTCACTGGCGCGAAGTGTTCTTGTTAACGGCTGCGATGTTGCGAAGTGCAGATTCACTCGTGCAGTTGATGAAGCAGCAAATTGATGCGCTAGTGGCTCAAGATCCCTATTTGCAAGAATTTTTGATGTGGGTCAGCCAAAAATCTCAAACAATCCCAATCGAACCAAAAGCTGTCACCACTCGCGTATTTTACCTGTTCAGCCCTGAGCAACAGCAAGTCTTACAACGGTACTATGATGCTAACCAACTCCTGATTGATTGCTTGAACAGCAATTGTGAAGTCACAGCCGCAATTCGGCAAGAAATTGAGGCAACGTTGCTTTTACCTCAGAAAGAGTTAGAGGATCGAGAATGGCAAGGGGAATGA
- a CDS encoding ATPase AAA (similar to AA sequence:cyanobase_aa:LBDG_22920): MFDRFTERTIRVVNAAQIEARRLGHNYVGTEQILLGLIATRPSIAAQVLADLDITLEDAQEQVQAVIGRGSGLSQTDIPFTPRSRYVLEQSMQEAQQLGHGRVEPEHLLLAIVQDDAGLATQILERLGVERTEVRINVLQAISEAKPILKGNSSGRKTTPILNECGANLTELAALGKLDPVIGRTQEVERMIQILGRRTKNNPILIGEPGVGKTALAEGLAQRIVDRDVPESLQDQQVLTLNIGTLLAGTKYRGEFEERLKTIMKEVRSSGNIILVIDEVHTLLGSGSTQGSLDAANILKPALARGDLRCIGATTLDEYRQYFEQDAALERRFQPVMIDEPSVEETILILQGLRSRYEQHHRLEISDLALEAAAKLADRYISDRLLPDKAIDLIDEAGSRARILHGKQFTLDKSLSARFKQILLTKASAIAQQDFRHAGEVRSSELTLQAEVQTETPAFGSSIVVNEVDIAQIVSAWTGVPVNKVTEAESEQLMQMEEILHQRLIGQEEAVNAIARATRRARVGLSNPNRPIASFIFSGPTGVGKTELVKALAACFFGSESAMIRLDMSEFMERHTVSKLIGSPPGYVGYSEGGQLTEAVRRKPYTVVLFDEIEKAHPDVFNLLLQILEDGRLTDAKGRVVNFKNTLLVMTSNVGSKVIQKGGSGLGFELSTNVPEASYQRTVTLVNEELKQYFRPEFLNRLDDIIVFRQLTHDEIKQIADLLLNEFSDRLLEQGIKLEVSDRVKDRLVEAGYHPEQGARPLRRAITCLLEDSLAEAILSGRVKPGDSVKVDLDEQGQIKIV; the protein is encoded by the coding sequence GTGTTTGATAGATTTACGGAGAGAACCATTCGAGTTGTGAATGCGGCGCAAATTGAAGCTCGTCGCTTGGGGCATAACTATGTGGGGACAGAGCAGATCCTACTCGGTTTAATTGCAACTCGACCGAGCATTGCCGCGCAAGTTTTAGCCGATTTAGATATTACCTTGGAAGACGCACAAGAGCAGGTGCAAGCAGTCATTGGTCGAGGCTCTGGATTGTCTCAAACTGACATACCCTTTACTCCTCGGAGTCGGTATGTTTTGGAACAGTCCATGCAGGAGGCACAGCAGCTAGGGCATGGTCGAGTAGAGCCAGAACACTTGTTGCTTGCGATCGTGCAAGATGATGCAGGACTAGCCACTCAGATTTTAGAACGGCTGGGTGTGGAGCGAACTGAGGTTCGGATTAATGTGCTGCAAGCCATCTCTGAAGCGAAGCCAATTCTAAAAGGTAACAGTTCCGGTCGCAAGACTACGCCGATTTTGAATGAGTGCGGCGCGAACTTGACTGAACTAGCGGCGTTGGGAAAGCTTGATCCGGTGATCGGTCGGACCCAGGAAGTAGAACGGATGATTCAGATTCTGGGTCGCCGCACGAAGAACAATCCGATTTTGATTGGCGAACCGGGTGTCGGAAAGACTGCTTTGGCAGAGGGACTGGCGCAGCGCATTGTCGATCGAGATGTGCCCGAATCGCTCCAAGATCAGCAAGTTCTAACATTGAACATCGGGACATTGCTAGCGGGAACAAAGTATCGAGGTGAATTTGAGGAACGCCTCAAAACGATCATGAAGGAAGTTCGCTCATCAGGAAACATCATTTTAGTCATCGATGAAGTTCACACCCTGCTAGGGTCAGGGTCTACTCAAGGGTCGCTGGATGCTGCGAATATTCTGAAACCTGCTCTGGCGCGAGGCGATCTGCGCTGTATTGGAGCGACGACACTCGATGAATATCGTCAGTATTTTGAGCAAGATGCGGCACTTGAGCGGCGATTTCAGCCTGTGATGATTGATGAACCCAGTGTTGAAGAGACAATTCTGATCCTACAGGGGTTACGCAGTCGCTACGAGCAGCACCATCGATTAGAAATTTCGGATTTGGCGCTAGAAGCGGCGGCGAAACTTGCCGATCGATACATTTCTGATCGACTGCTTCCCGATAAAGCGATCGATTTAATCGATGAAGCCGGATCTCGCGCTCGAATTCTTCACGGCAAACAGTTCACACTCGATAAAAGCTTGAGTGCAAGATTCAAACAGATTTTGCTCACTAAAGCTAGCGCGATCGCACAACAGGACTTTAGACACGCTGGTGAAGTGCGATCGAGCGAACTGACATTGCAAGCAGAGGTTCAGACTGAGACTCCAGCGTTTGGCTCCTCAATTGTAGTGAATGAGGTTGATATTGCTCAGATCGTCTCAGCTTGGACGGGTGTTCCGGTAAACAAAGTCACCGAAGCAGAGTCAGAACAGTTGATGCAGATGGAAGAGATTTTACATCAACGATTGATTGGACAAGAGGAAGCGGTAAATGCGATCGCACGTGCGACTCGACGAGCAAGAGTGGGGTTGAGCAATCCAAACCGCCCGATCGCCTCGTTTATTTTCTCAGGTCCCACAGGAGTTGGCAAAACCGAATTAGTCAAAGCATTAGCCGCCTGCTTTTTTGGTTCTGAATCAGCAATGATTCGACTCGATATGTCTGAGTTTATGGAGCGCCATACCGTTTCTAAGCTGATTGGTTCTCCGCCGGGATATGTCGGCTATAGCGAAGGCGGACAGTTAACCGAAGCCGTTCGGCGCAAGCCTTACACCGTGGTTCTATTTGACGAAATCGAAAAAGCGCATCCTGATGTGTTTAATTTACTGTTGCAAATTCTAGAAGATGGTCGCCTAACCGATGCAAAAGGGCGAGTCGTGAATTTCAAGAATACTTTGCTCGTGATGACCTCGAATGTTGGCTCTAAGGTGATTCAGAAAGGAGGGAGTGGACTCGGCTTTGAACTATCGACGAATGTTCCAGAAGCCTCTTATCAACGCACTGTAACGCTAGTCAATGAAGAACTGAAGCAGTACTTTCGTCCAGAATTTTTGAATCGGTTAGATGACATCATTGTGTTCCGACAATTGACACACGACGAAATCAAACAAATTGCGGATCTCTTACTAAATGAATTTTCAGACCGTTTATTAGAACAAGGCATCAAACTGGAAGTCAGCGATCGTGTTAAAGATCGCCTCGTCGAAGCAGGCTATCATCCAGAGCAAGGCGCACGTCCGCTGCGACGAGCCATTACCTGTCTTCTCGAAGATAGTTTGGCTGAGGCAATTCTCTCTGGTCGAGTCAAGCCTGGTGATTCTGTAAAAGTTGATTTAGATGAGCAGGGGCAGATCAAGATTGTTTGA
- a CDS encoding pentapeptide repeat-containing protein (similar to AA sequence:cyanobase_aa:LBDG_00400), translating into MNTKEILSRYAVGQRDFRNLNLIAVNFRNVNLAGINLSGANLTKANLTQANLSCANLTGAILTGATLTDTKFTRANLAGANLSDTNLGEANLSQTHLKGAILPTGTNPRTLSNRLKAPQV; encoded by the coding sequence ATGAATACCAAAGAAATTCTGAGTCGGTATGCGGTGGGACAACGAGATTTCCGAAATCTGAACCTAATTGCAGTCAATTTCAGAAATGTAAATCTTGCAGGTATCAATCTCAGTGGAGCGAATTTAACTAAGGCAAACCTGACCCAGGCTAACTTAAGTTGCGCCAATCTTACAGGTGCAATTCTGACTGGAGCGACGTTAACCGACACGAAGTTTACTAGAGCAAACCTTGCGGGGGCTAATTTGAGCGACACCAACTTAGGTGAAGCCAATTTGAGCCAAACCCATCTCAAAGGGGCAATCTTACCCACCGGAACTAATCCTCGTACACTCTCAAATCGTCTTAAAGCGCCACAGGTCTAA
- a CDS encoding RNP-1 like RNA-binding protein (similar to AA sequence:cyanobase_aa:LBDG_22940) — translation MSIYVGNLSYEVMQDNLSEIFAEHGTVKRVQLPTDRETGRVRGFAFVEMATQAEEEAAIEALNGAEWMGRDLTVNKAKPREEKGSAGGYSRR, via the coding sequence ATGTCGATCTATGTTGGCAATCTTTCTTACGAAGTGATGCAGGACAATCTCAGCGAAATCTTTGCTGAACATGGAACAGTCAAGCGGGTGCAACTCCCCACTGATCGGGAGACTGGACGGGTTCGAGGCTTTGCGTTTGTCGAAATGGCGACTCAGGCAGAAGAAGAGGCTGCGATCGAAGCGCTCAATGGAGCAGAGTGGATGGGGCGCGATTTGACCGTCAATAAAGCGAAACCGCGTGAAGAGAAAGGTTCTGCGGGTGGATATTCCCGACGCTAA
- a CDS encoding high light inducible protein (similar to AA sequence:cyanobase_aa:LBDG_22950) encodes MQSNKATNLPPVATEYNGVDRNAFLFGFNPQAELWNGRLAMIGFAAYLLWDLAGFSVLRNVLHLIK; translated from the coding sequence ATGCAATCGAACAAAGCGACTAACTTACCTCCTGTTGCCACCGAATACAATGGTGTCGATCGCAATGCTTTTCTTTTCGGCTTCAATCCCCAAGCGGAACTCTGGAATGGACGTTTAGCGATGATTGGATTTGCTGCTTATCTATTGTGGGACTTAGCAGGCTTTAGTGTTCTGCGGAACGTTTTGCATTTGATTAAGTAG
- a CDS encoding ATP-dependent metalloprotease FtsH (similar to AA sequence:cyanobase_aa:Npun_R2022) gives MAIKEKPTPPPRSRLIANILLAVSGAFLLVNLFLPNLFGAQVPGVPYSLFIHQVQEGEVSQVSVGQNQIRYQLKTEDGTPGQVFSTTPIFDLELPKLLEEKGVEFAATPPPRNGWFTSLLGWVIPPLIFVAIWQFFLARGTNGPQGALSIGKSKAKVYVEGESEKITFADVAGVEEAKTELVEIVDFLKTPARYTAIGAKIPKGVLLVGPPGTGKTLLAKAVAGEAGVPFFSISGSEFVELFVGVGSSRVRDLFDQAKKQAPCIVFIDELDAIGRSRSSSGMYGGNDEREQTLNQLLTEMDGFAATDATVIVLAATNRPEVLDQALLRPGRFDRQVLVDRPDLSGRDAILRIHAQQVKLGPDVDLRAIATRTPGFAGADLANLVNEAALLAARNQRQTVAQEDFAEAIERVVAGLEKKSRVLNETEKKIVAYHEVGHALVGALTTGNGRVEKISIVPRGMAALGYTLQLPTEDRFLLNEAELRGQIATLLGGRSAEEVIFGSITTGASNDLQRATDLAERMVTTYGMSKVLGPLAYQQGQQAMFLGDGSNPRRMVSEDTAKAIDIEVKEIVETAHESAVAILRQNQELLEAIATQLLETEVIEGDTLQGLLGKVQSPSQVSDSHKVAV, from the coding sequence ATGGCAATCAAAGAAAAACCAACACCGCCGCCTCGTTCTCGCTTAATTGCAAACATCCTGCTTGCTGTATCGGGAGCATTCCTGCTCGTCAACTTGTTTTTGCCTAACTTGTTCGGCGCTCAAGTTCCGGGAGTTCCCTATAGCTTGTTCATTCATCAAGTGCAAGAAGGAGAAGTTAGCCAAGTTTCAGTCGGTCAGAATCAAATTCGGTATCAACTGAAAACCGAGGATGGTACGCCGGGACAAGTGTTTTCAACGACTCCAATCTTTGATTTAGAGCTACCCAAACTTTTAGAAGAAAAAGGCGTTGAGTTTGCCGCCACACCACCGCCAAGAAATGGCTGGTTTACGAGTCTGCTCGGCTGGGTGATTCCGCCACTGATCTTTGTGGCAATTTGGCAATTCTTTCTAGCACGGGGTACGAATGGTCCACAAGGTGCATTGTCGATCGGCAAAAGTAAAGCCAAAGTCTATGTCGAAGGGGAATCTGAAAAGATCACGTTTGCGGATGTTGCCGGGGTAGAAGAAGCGAAAACTGAGTTAGTTGAGATTGTGGATTTTCTCAAAACTCCGGCACGTTATACCGCGATCGGCGCAAAAATTCCGAAAGGCGTGTTGCTCGTAGGTCCGCCTGGAACTGGAAAAACGCTGTTAGCCAAAGCTGTCGCTGGCGAAGCGGGGGTTCCATTCTTCAGTATTTCGGGGTCTGAGTTTGTGGAACTATTTGTCGGGGTGGGTTCTTCACGAGTCCGCGATTTATTTGACCAGGCAAAGAAGCAAGCGCCTTGTATTGTGTTTATTGATGAACTTGATGCGATCGGTAGATCTCGCAGCAGCAGCGGTATGTATGGCGGGAATGATGAACGCGAACAAACGCTGAATCAATTGCTGACCGAAATGGATGGATTCGCAGCGACGGATGCGACTGTGATTGTCCTTGCGGCAACGAATCGCCCCGAAGTTTTGGATCAAGCGTTGTTACGTCCCGGTCGATTCGATCGACAAGTCTTAGTCGATCGACCTGATCTTTCGGGTCGGGATGCGATTCTGAGAATTCATGCTCAACAGGTCAAACTGGGTCCAGATGTCGATTTGAGAGCGATCGCCACTCGTACACCCGGTTTTGCCGGAGCCGATCTTGCTAACCTAGTCAACGAAGCGGCACTTTTGGCGGCTCGAAATCAGCGTCAGACGGTAGCTCAAGAGGATTTTGCCGAAGCGATCGAGCGCGTAGTCGCTGGACTCGAAAAGAAAAGCCGTGTGCTGAACGAAACCGAGAAGAAGATTGTGGCATATCACGAAGTCGGTCACGCCTTGGTGGGAGCCTTAACAACTGGAAATGGTCGCGTTGAGAAAATCTCGATCGTGCCGCGAGGTATGGCAGCGTTAGGCTACACATTACAACTGCCGACTGAAGATCGCTTCTTGCTGAATGAAGCCGAACTTCGGGGACAAATTGCGACCTTACTGGGTGGACGATCGGCAGAAGAAGTCATCTTTGGCAGCATCACAACAGGCGCTTCTAACGATTTGCAACGAGCTACCGACTTAGCTGAACGCATGGTGACAACTTACGGCATGAGTAAGGTATTGGGACCACTTGCGTATCAACAAGGACAGCAGGCAATGTTCTTAGGGGATGGTTCTAATCCTCGGCGGATGGTGAGCGAGGATACTGCAAAAGCGATCGATATCGAAGTCAAAGAAATTGTCGAAACGGCTCACGAAAGTGCCGTGGCGATTTTGCGCCAGAATCAGGAACTGCTCGAAGCGATCGCGACTCAACTGCTCGAAACCGAAGTGATTGAGGGCGACACCTTGCAGGGCTTGTTGGGCAAAGTGCAGTCTCCTAGCCAAGTTAGCGACTCGCATAAAGTTGCGGTCTAG
- a CDS encoding hypothetical protein (similar to AA sequence:cyanobase_aa:LBDG_56750) codes for MSRKFFTLSITVLFSILLIFNFPSLSQVSPQVIPRIEVIKSPQGIPPSYRLVISRSQDNVYVYCPADFEPQLNYLRNVKAIQCKPFSSPQK; via the coding sequence ATGAGCCGGAAGTTTTTTACACTCTCAATCACAGTTCTATTCAGCATACTTCTAATATTCAATTTTCCATCCCTATCTCAAGTCAGTCCACAAGTGATTCCCAGAATCGAAGTGATCAAAAGTCCTCAAGGAATTCCACCCAGCTACCGTTTAGTCATTAGCCGATCTCAGGACAATGTTTATGTCTATTGTCCTGCTGACTTCGAGCCACAGTTAAACTATCTGCGGAATGTGAAGGCAATTCAGTGTAAGCCCTTTTCCAGTCCGCAGAAATGA
- a CDS encoding NADH:flavin oxidoreductase/NADH oxidase (similar to AA sequence:cyanobase_aa:Cyan7425_3683) → MSTNTLFQPFSFKGLKLPNRIVMAPMTRGFSPDGYPTKDVADYYAKRAAAEVGLIISEGTGIARPASLNGANFPRFYGEQELAGWKQVIDAVHAAGGAMIPQLWHVGAVPPPYGDDLPVDLFESPSGLNRPDQPFGKTMTDADIADTIAAFASAAADAKRLGFDAVELHGAHGYLIDQFFWKGTNHRTDQFGGVTIAERGRFAAEIIQAVRAAVGSDFPIIVRLSQWKQQDYTARLANTPAEMEEWLQPLVDAGADILHCSQRRFWEPEFDESDLNFAGWAKKLTGVPTITVGSVGLSSDFMGAFSGEASQAASLDELLRRLERGDFDLVAVGRALLQDPQWTVKIHQNRTADLMNFNPSALSMLA, encoded by the coding sequence TTGTCTACTAACACACTGTTCCAACCCTTCAGCTTTAAAGGATTGAAGCTGCCGAACCGAATTGTGATGGCTCCAATGACGCGAGGCTTTTCACCCGATGGCTATCCAACAAAAGACGTAGCAGATTACTATGCAAAACGTGCCGCTGCTGAAGTCGGGCTGATCATCTCCGAGGGAACAGGCATTGCACGACCCGCATCGCTGAACGGTGCTAACTTTCCCCGCTTCTACGGTGAGCAGGAACTTGCTGGCTGGAAGCAAGTCATTGATGCAGTCCACGCTGCCGGAGGAGCAATGATCCCGCAACTCTGGCATGTTGGCGCAGTGCCGCCCCCCTACGGTGACGATCTGCCCGTTGACCTGTTTGAGAGTCCTTCGGGTCTAAATCGTCCTGACCAGCCGTTTGGGAAAACGATGACTGATGCCGACATCGCCGATACGATCGCTGCCTTTGCCAGTGCAGCGGCGGATGCAAAGCGGCTGGGTTTCGATGCCGTTGAACTTCACGGGGCACATGGCTATCTGATCGATCAGTTTTTCTGGAAGGGCACGAACCATCGCACCGATCAATTTGGGGGAGTGACGATCGCTGAGCGCGGTCGTTTCGCCGCCGAGATTATTCAAGCCGTCCGTGCAGCCGTCGGTTCCGACTTCCCGATCATCGTTCGCCTGTCTCAATGGAAACAACAGGACTACACTGCCCGACTTGCGAACACCCCAGCCGAGATGGAGGAGTGGTTACAACCGCTGGTAGATGCAGGTGCAGATATATTGCATTGCTCACAACGCCGTTTTTGGGAGCCGGAGTTCGACGAATCTGATCTAAACTTTGCGGGCTGGGCAAAGAAGCTGACAGGGGTTCCCACCATTACTGTAGGGTCGGTCGGTCTCAGCAGCGATTTCATGGGAGCCTTTAGTGGTGAAGCATCACAGGCTGCGTCACTTGACGAACTGCTGCGTCGGCTGGAGCGCGGTGACTTCGACTTGGTTGCAGTTGGACGTGCGCTGCTGCAAGATCCGCAATGGACGGTGAAGATACATCAAAACCGTACCGCTGATCTCATGAACTTTAATCCCTCAGCGTTATCCATGCTTGCTTAA